AAAGTGCGgtcaaatacaattttctattttaaaatctcgttagttttttaaggaaatgcaggttgaaatttacaaattaggtacaaattgttgcttaaaaaaatttcaactcttgAAATGGCGTCCAGATCAGAAACGAGAGCCATTTTTCGAACTAAATATTGGTTTATCATCTAAAATTTTACAGAGATTTGATAAAGGAAATCTgactattaataattattgtatttatgtaGTTCATAAtggactttatttatttttaaaatctgtacttttaattattgttttgttcgtaaattgtaaatattattaaaaaaaatatctgggtattttatatataatttgtgatttgtattttaataatttgtctaTTGATATATTTGCTATTTgtcacaaaaatagaaaaagaaaaatatgaattatatattttattaattttaagatttaattaattttacttgttatttgttgtaatttcatttcaagaatgtgtataaaaatatatttgaatatatttgtttaagaaaaactGGTCTTGAGAATTCATCCTGATAATTCTATGATTTTATGTAATATCGTAGCcagggaaaaaattttaaagcttaaaacaaCTAAAGGGCACGCTtaaattacattgaaaaaagTTCATCACATTTTATCTAATTGAATTATAATTCGAGTGCTGTTCAGTTCTAATTCAGGCTCCTAGTCGTAGTAATTTTAAATCCTATTAATAGTTATCTaatcaaaaattacttaaacaaaagttgcagagtttgggGTGGGGACAAACGATCGTGTTCATGACTTTGccttgaaattttttgtcatttgaCCTTCAcgaccttgatcttcaaatgatcttgaaaatttacttgttcttaaaagttattaccCAGGCGAATGACTTTTActgtccttgataacttttgtctaaaaattttttctaaagctagcgtattttcttttgattaaatgcaataatggtaTATTTGTAAGTCGCATATCCTCCGAAATctaacgattttcaaaaaatgttttaaataaaaattgtaatttttttttatgaggattaactttctaatttaaagtgttattccatCTCTTACCTTTAAGGATCTAAATTGGTTAATAACTCAACCCGGAAAACTAGGCCCAATCTGATGCTAGAACataatgtcccccatcaaactgtacaacttttgcttaagttattttttgattgattaacttcaaaacgttaaaaaaaaaaaacgtattagtCATTATAGATTAATATGGTCTTATACAGGGTATATAGTCTACCCTGTATAACCTTAAGTTTGTAACcattaaactaattttgaaaaaatccacTTAACGTAGGCTCCTACCAAAATGTGCTTATTGCCCTTCGAGTTAATCCGAGTTCATTTAATGACTTGATGTACAGTTTCTGGAATATTGCTCAAAATCCCGTACGAATAGCGACAATTTTAGAGCAGACTCAAAACCTATTTTAGTCAATTCTTAGCAAATATTTGGCTAGTAGTCAAATGAACTAGATTTTCTTAACTTGTCTTTACCTTTTACCGTTCAAGTGATATATCCTCCTTAATAATAGCATAtagtttctttttcaaaattcctaTACATCGCAGCCCCTCCCTCCTTCACATTTCCCCACCCCGCCGGATTTATCTCGAACGCAGTACTTTTCGACTGTGGATTAGTCGTTTTCaacttcaatttcaaaattgaagtcgtccaaattcattttcaaaatttcctgtCATTAAATTATCCAAGTAAAGAAGTAAGACTATATTGTAAGACTATATGTACTATATGTAAAATCCGTCAAGcagcattattaatttttgtatggaaAATTTTGCAGGGTCCCGTTTAAAACatgctcctgaacgtaaaagtgtaTGTTGTCGGAGGAAAtccggtaggatattgtttaaactaattttttttaaacaaatagtaATATTGACCTAATCGcttcggaaaaaattttatcgtataattggggtcaaaatttttaagaaatattcctTGAAGTCTTATCTTAAAAGTCTAAGAAAATACCAGATTTTTAataagtatacaatttttatttgtagtgtaaagcttTCTCAACAACATCTTGATTGTTAGGAGAGTGCGcgaaaaaccacaaaaaaaattacgatttaatCAACCCTTATATAACAGTAAAGTTTcagaacaatattaaaatttataagcattatgtatgtgtatttttattactttatagaAGTAATCTTACCttcattaaatttgaaagtatttttgattcaaaactTTACCAtcgtatatttcgaaaaagatAAAAGGGCGACCGTATGGTTAAACGAGATTTTTCCTTTATTCTTGTGTAAGGAATattccattaattttttgaagtgaaactgATACACCTATATATTTGTAAAGAATAGAAGGattcaaaataatcaaatgaaaacaaaataattgtataatagcattgttatcaaattttatttatataatatgtacaaataatatatataaaaaattgtctacatataaaacagtttttaaataattaatactataatattctaaataataataaagctcGATTCAcatcattcaaaataataataatattaaaaaaaattacaaacacaacatactaaaaaatacctccataatacacattttttttaaatttcaaacaatcgACACAAGATGGCTTcttcataattataataatattgacaagaaaaattataaaataatttgtatagtacagttttttcttattaaaaaaaaaagaaaaatttatcccataataaaataattttgtatttttaacgcctaaactttttttaaaagttttttttaattttatgtatttacatTGAATGGCGGCTAATAGATGGCAATGGCTACATTATATTGAAGAAGATTTTAACTTCTCCGTTATTAcaagaaaagtttatttttacaattagtaTCCATAAATGCACATTAAAAAAGCattataaattaacaaacaaGGCTGTTAATTAACACCATTTTTAGGCAATGATTTGGTATTTAAccgtttaatatttttgttttaaattacttttgtcATGGGAaagacttttaatttttttttctttaaaattttgttatttaaaaaaggaaCTAAATGATATATACAAtagttgaatttaattaaaataatatttaattattgtcacttgtgaacaaaaattaaaactgtatatataataataatttttatatacgaTTTTTCACTGGCCttgttaagataaaaaaaataaataacttaacttacgaaattgttaatatattgttctttttatataataaaatcactCATATTGAGTTCTTAATATTGCGCACAGCATCAAAATTGGAATGAATCATTGTTCATcttaacacaaataaattataattatataaatatttacaagcatttttatattaaaactaaacagacaagcgttttttttatttttttattttttaaatttaaataattttttttgttcattgcGCATGCTCACAACATATTAAAGCGCTTTATATTgtacacatataaaaaatatttaactagatTGTATTCGTTTCGTAATCATCAtcgataaacatttttttcggtaaaataaaatttgcaacactgtataatatttttggataCCAATGTATACCATGTTGTGCATTTTTTGATTGGATTACATGATTTTGTGAGTATAATCCAATGTATGACATAACATTCAACCATGTTGATTTTAAATGAGTATAAAATCGTACGGGTGCAAATGCAAATTGTGCTATTGATTGACTATTAATGATTGCATAACAAGATGCGACTACATCATCTACAACAATTGTACCTTCTTCAGTTAATGGTGCATAAACACCTtgtaaatatattgtttcaaTATTTGTTACAATATCAAATTCGAGTACATTCGTGTAGTTTGTATGGCGAACTAATAAACGATCTCCAACTTGTACATTTTCGGCGAATGTTGTTTGGGTATCGTCGTAGTGTAATGTTTGGTTTGTACGTAATATTTTCGTTGCACTTACAACCAATAATAAGTGTGATGTTGTTGTGGTAATTTGTTTACCGTGTTTCGtatgtattttaacaaatacaCGTTTTTCATCGACATTTCGATCGAGAAACAATAATACTGGACTATAGACTAATTCTCCTTTACTATTCATTGATAGTACTTTTTCACCAACAGTTAATTCGGATAAACGTCGTTTTTCACCTGTTGATGTTAGTACGGTACTATTTGCTGTGAAACATCCGCCATGATTTGCAGCATGCGATGATTCTGTAACAAAAAGAGTAgagtaattaaaatcaaatgaaaatttataattctgatttagaaaataatataggttaggtaaggttaggttaggttattatattggctgtccacgaaggacacacttaggctatagtctatagagcccattgtgataccatatatgttatatatgtcAAATAATCAAACTATAGAAGAAATTGCCAATACAAAATATtccatttgatttaattttattcagatCTGTACGAAAAGTATGAAACATTCATTCGAAACCATGGGAAAGCTCTGACGacaaattttactctttatcAATATCAGATTTTTACACTTGTTTATCACTAATTATGTGCGTTGATTGATGTATTCCCATAAAATTTACATCTGATACTATTACAGGAATGTCATATTCATTGCCtagacaataaaattaattaaggtatgtataaaattttaaaatatcttataataattttttaaatgttaataaaaatagtatttgagctattttttaactaaaaattccTAAACGATAGATATTTattaggtatttattttataaagtgtaaaagtatttatgataaaaatcagataagaaaaatacaaaaagaaaaaatttggtgtTAAACATTCATGTAACCTCTATAATAAACGTGACGGGTTAAAGTAAACGTGGcggatgaaaatatataagcgaaaatatattttccgcTTTATATGTTGATAAAAACTTGCCAGGTagtattaaaatgaaaacaagtatatgtgtacattttaacaatatattattttttttaagcgctttgttattatatttagagtaatAACAAGCCCTTTAGATAaaaattcctatatattataaatgtgaaagtaaggatgtttgtttgtttgttacgctttcacgaaaaaactagcgaatggtttataatgaaactgtacagcaatatagctcatacatcagaatagcacatgagctataaattaaaaagattcaaaaaaaaagttaaaaaaattaaatttaatctgacatttaatattttaaatttttacagaaatctttaatttatggttcaatatGATGAACACAGATGAGGTAgttctatgatcatcattttgaaccatacattaaagatttctgtaaaaatttaaaatagcaaatgtcaaacaatttccatggccaccttttctgatatactcaatgaattataactattttacaatttgaaaaatttaaaactgtgcatatcgTTTTAGctgagtaaaacaatcccttcaagtattatggaaggggaataatTGAGATCAAGAGAGGCCATGAAacagtggtttttacttttaatcacaCATATCAATGGTTTACAAAACTGCATCTTTGAATATCAAGGCATCATTTATCCTATATTTTTTccaacaatatattttacatgagACCCATTTTTTATAGAAGTATTATTTGTTAGCCTTTCTGCCAGTAGAGGCACTATCGTCGAAGTGGATATGTCCAATATGTGTACCCGATAATCcagttaaaaacaatatgaattCTTTTAAACGTATTCCCATGTGGTCtgtatatggaagtaaaaatattgaaagaatttaattatatttattacaaaattatttagctaAATTGCTTATACATAGGCCTACATATAGTTTCTTTCCTTTACACAAAAAAActactaatttttaatacacGCAGGTAATTCCCGATATTACACCtactcacaaaaaaaaagtctgCATTAATAATCTATCGTGTACTTTGtcttacttataataataaattaaatatcacatTAGAAAAAAgatatatgtgtattttttaaaaagaaaaattcatggcaacaaatattttatataaactataaaCACTAGTGAGTGTATAGTAAATATCACTGTTGGAGATTAGTATCATTGACTATCAATCACTACAAAGTGACTTCTAACAAGACATTAGTTGCATCTCCTAGTGAGAGATCCTCTTTACTAAAAACATATCAAATACATAAAAGTTACACGATGAACCGAACACACAGCGCAGCGTACACACAGTCCAACCggcacaatatttttaatattacttttatgaAACGAGGATGTTGTATCAACGCGAAATGAAATTCAATGCCCATTAAATAAATCGCAAC
This genomic interval from Chrysoperla carnea chromosome 1, inChrCarn1.1, whole genome shotgun sequence contains the following:
- the LOC123302286 gene encoding sonic hedgehog protein A is translated as MPWHQVDMKRVPLLVIVLIVILNLLFFETEACGPGRGPHRRRLHRKDVPLVFKQHVPNVSENSAQASSAQEGRISRTDPRFRDLVPNYNNDIIFQDEEGSGEDRLMTQRCNEKLNTLAISVMNQWPGVKLRVTEGWDEDGHHSAGSLHYEGRAVDITTSDRDRSKYGMLARLAVEAGFDWVYYESRGHIHCSVKSESSHAANHGGCFTANSTVLTSTGEKRRLSELTVGEKVLSMNSKGELVYSPVLLFLDRNVDEKRVFVKIHTKHGKQITTTTSHLLLVVSATKILRTNQTLHYDDTQTTFAENVQVGDRLLVRHTNYTNVLEFDIVTNIETIYLQGVYAPLTEEGTIVVDDVVASCYAIINSQSIAQFAFAPVRFYTHLKSTWLNVMSYIGLYSQNHVIQSKNAQHGIHWYPKILYSVANFILPKKMFIDDDYETNTI